A region from the Desulfocurvibacter africanus subsp. africanus DSM 2603 genome encodes:
- a CDS encoding FmdB family zinc ribbon protein encodes MPLYDFHCQTCGHQAELLFPISACPESMPCEECQGGTLRKVISLGRAGILREEAPWLRDVLHVVDKDSNAPHVRQFLQDPTRGNYKAWLQGEGLRPVESGEKPGRPKVDRARLREAGKRRFFEQCRSGRL; translated from the coding sequence ATGCCCCTGTACGATTTTCACTGCCAAACCTGCGGCCACCAGGCCGAGCTGCTCTTTCCGATCTCCGCCTGCCCCGAGTCCATGCCCTGCGAGGAGTGCCAAGGCGGCACGCTGCGCAAGGTCATCAGCCTCGGCCGCGCAGGCATCCTGCGCGAGGAAGCGCCCTGGCTGCGCGACGTGCTGCACGTCGTGGACAAGGACAGCAACGCGCCGCACGTGCGCCAGTTCCTCCAGGACCCCACGCGCGGCAACTACAAGGCCTGGCTGCAGGGCGAAGGGCTGCGGCCCGTGGAGTCCGGCGAGAAGCCGGGCAGGCCCAAAGTCGACCGGGCCAGGCTCAGGGAAGCAGGCAAGCGCAGGTTCTTCGAGCAGTGCCGTAGCGGCAGGCTCTAG
- a CDS encoding GNAT family N-acetyltransferase, translated as MASFQSGEPALDEWLRRRALANQRSGASRTYVVTDNVRVAGYYALAVGAVVAAEAPGKVRRNMPDIIPVMVLGRLAVDQTFQGRGLGLDLLRDAVLRTLQAADIAGIRALLVHALHEKAAGFYARAGFQPSPLRPLTCMLLLADARKALGLM; from the coding sequence GTGGCCTCTTTCCAATCCGGGGAGCCCGCGCTCGACGAGTGGCTCCGCCGGCGTGCGCTCGCAAACCAGCGTAGCGGAGCTTCGCGGACCTATGTCGTCACGGACAATGTCCGCGTTGCCGGGTATTATGCCCTGGCTGTCGGAGCCGTTGTGGCGGCGGAAGCTCCGGGCAAGGTGCGCCGCAACATGCCGGATATCATTCCCGTCATGGTCCTTGGCCGCCTGGCCGTGGATCAGACCTTCCAGGGCCGGGGGCTCGGCCTGGATCTCCTGCGCGACGCCGTGCTCAGAACGCTCCAGGCCGCGGACATCGCCGGCATCCGGGCGCTTCTGGTGCATGCCCTACATGAAAAAGCCGCCGGGTTCTATGCCCGCGCAGGCTTCCAGCCCTCCCCGCTCCGTCCGCTGACCTGCATGCTGCTCCTTGCCGACGCTCGCAAGGCTTTGGGGTTGATGTAG
- a CDS encoding HigA family addiction module antitoxin: MHDSTSPIHPGEILSEEFLKPLSISMNQLSRDLNISVQRVSQIVRGRRAITTDTAMRLAAYFKTSPEFWLNLQMRYDLEQAKDSNLADKIRTEVRPRQQHCA, encoded by the coding sequence ATGCATGACAGTACCTCCCCCATTCATCCTGGTGAGATTCTGAGCGAAGAGTTTTTGAAGCCCTTGAGCATCAGCATGAACCAGCTCAGCCGGGATCTGAACATCTCGGTCCAGCGCGTAAGCCAGATCGTACGCGGCAGGCGCGCCATCACGACTGATACAGCCATGCGCCTTGCTGCCTACTTCAAGACCAGTCCGGAATTCTGGCTCAACCTCCAGATGCGCTACGACCTTGAACAGGCCAAGGACTCCAACCTGGCCGATAAGATCCGCACGGAAGTCAGGCCCAGGCAGCAGCACTGCGCCTAG
- a CDS encoding STAS-like domain-containing protein produces the protein MRTINVASDFSSRLDNRNERQGDGQHTAIDFRRRYLEPLDNAEAWKNLNVFIALDFNDVLSLGPSFANEAFAYFTKYARPESIRKKIRFLNMSIVKAMILNQELEKGYSKR, from the coding sequence ATGCGCACTATCAATGTCGCGAGCGACTTTTCATCCCGGCTAGATAATAGAAATGAACGCCAAGGTGATGGTCAGCATACGGCCATCGATTTTAGAAGACGTTATCTTGAACCTTTGGACAATGCAGAAGCCTGGAAAAATCTGAATGTTTTTATTGCATTGGACTTTAATGATGTCCTATCGTTGGGACCATCATTTGCGAACGAGGCTTTTGCATACTTTACGAAGTACGCTAGACCAGAGTCCATAAGGAAAAAGATTCGATTTCTTAACATGTCTATTGTCAAGGCGATGATTCTCAACCAGGAATTGGAAAAGGGATATTCTAAGCGCTGA
- a CDS encoding FG-GAP repeat domain-containing protein, with protein MPLHLRPTMVALGLLLFPAAGLEAATTTFSPAKVISSTTGGARCVYAADLDNDGKPDVLAASEFNRTIAWYRNTGSAFDPQPFISNGIYIPSALYAADLDKDGKLDVLAALSSHDMIVWYKNTGGAFGPQQIISDSAYNASAVYAADLDGDPALDLDVLAAVPPFDRIVWYENDPFKYPPSRFGSELVISNSAEHASAVFAADLDNDGDPDVLSASAGLPGKISWYKNMDGLGAFSLPLDISTDVLGFSSVFAADLDADGALDVLAASADLGGSHGKLAWHRNNGSGSFVSQPDISTTVDARSVLAADLDDDGDLDVLVASSADDTIAWYENTNGQGLFGPRQVINANALGAVSVFAADLDNDGDLDVLSASYADHTIAWYENHLYSPPAPDTGGNSGGSGGGGGCSLAPTAGPAGPIGLDWLLLLAAAILVRLRRPALRNSRRAN; from the coding sequence ATGCCTTTGCACTTGCGTCCGACCATGGTCGCCCTTGGCCTGCTGCTGTTTCCTGCAGCCGGGCTTGAGGCCGCGACCACCACCTTCAGCCCAGCCAAGGTCATCAGCTCCACCACGGGCGGCGCCAGGTGCGTGTATGCGGCCGACCTGGACAACGACGGCAAACCGGACGTGCTCGCGGCATCGGAATTCAACCGCACGATCGCCTGGTACAGGAACACGGGCAGCGCATTCGACCCGCAGCCGTTCATCAGCAACGGCATATACATCCCGTCCGCGCTGTACGCGGCCGACCTGGACAAGGACGGCAAACTGGACGTGCTCGCGGCCTTGTCATCCCATGACATGATCGTCTGGTACAAGAACACGGGCGGCGCATTCGGCCCGCAGCAGATCATCAGCGACAGCGCATACAATGCCTCCGCGGTGTACGCGGCCGACCTGGACGGCGACCCGGCCCTGGACCTGGACGTGCTCGCGGCCGTGCCACCCTTCGACAGGATCGTCTGGTACGAGAACGATCCCTTCAAGTATCCCCCGAGCCGTTTCGGCTCGGAACTGGTCATCAGCAACAGCGCAGAGCACGCTTCCGCCGTGTTCGCGGCCGACCTGGACAACGACGGCGACCCGGACGTGCTCTCGGCCTCGGCCGGCCTGCCCGGCAAAATCAGCTGGTACAAGAACATGGACGGCCTGGGCGCCTTCAGCCTGCCACTGGACATCAGCACCGACGTCCTCGGCTTCAGTTCCGTGTTCGCGGCCGACCTGGACGCCGACGGCGCCCTGGACGTGCTCGCGGCATCGGCCGACTTGGGCGGCTCGCACGGCAAGCTCGCCTGGCACAGGAACAACGGCTCGGGCTCGTTCGTCTCGCAGCCGGACATCAGCACCACTGTCGACGCCAGGTCGGTCCTCGCGGCCGACCTGGATGACGATGGCGACCTGGACGTACTTGTGGCCTCGTCTGCCGACGACACGATCGCCTGGTACGAGAACACGAACGGCCAGGGCCTGTTCGGCCCGCGACAGGTCATCAACGCCAATGCCTTGGGCGCGGTCTCGGTGTTCGCGGCCGACCTGGACAACGACGGCGACCTGGACGTGCTCTCGGCTTCTTATGCCGACCACACCATCGCCTGGTACGAGAACCACCTCTACTCGCCGCCAGCCCCTGATACGGGCGGCAACTCGGGCGGAAGCGGCGGAGGCGGCGGCTGCAGCCTGGCTCCCACAGCCGGCCCGGCCGGCCCCATCGGCCTGGACTGGCTGCTGCTCCTGGCGGCCGCGATTCTTGTCCGCCTGCGCAGGCCTGCTCTGCGCAATTCACGACGCGCGAACTGA
- a CDS encoding phage major capsid protein: MPLSNAELEIVTRDYLLADGKQATDIYFETSWLMQYLMKQQKGLWKLFGGGRKVKVPLKYDGAEAGFYQRNDTLSEDERQNITAAYFELRHAFGNATIYRADELQNAGEEAEVELVQSKIEDAMESCRDTVAKQLYAAGGDNSPYLTGLLSLCNENADLAYGELTENGVVAKDGSKPWEGKLLTTPAVISLDTIREMRRTAKVKGKKPDIGVTTDLLWDKIAGILQVQQRFTSDKPTAEAGFQNLVIEGMTLTVDDYMPSGHLFCLNSKHVGFAVHRKGYFARTPWKDLTSGAQGRSMKILWDGNLISNNRKAHIGRSNLSAA; this comes from the coding sequence ATGCCTCTTTCCAATGCTGAACTTGAAATCGTCACCCGCGACTACCTGCTTGCCGACGGCAAGCAGGCCACGGACATCTACTTCGAAACCTCCTGGCTCATGCAGTATCTCATGAAGCAGCAGAAGGGCTTGTGGAAGCTGTTCGGCGGCGGGCGCAAGGTCAAGGTGCCGCTCAAGTACGACGGCGCCGAAGCCGGCTTCTACCAGCGCAACGACACGTTGAGCGAGGACGAGCGCCAGAACATCACCGCGGCCTACTTCGAGCTGCGCCACGCCTTTGGCAACGCGACCATCTACCGCGCCGACGAGCTGCAGAACGCGGGCGAGGAGGCCGAGGTCGAACTCGTGCAGAGCAAGATCGAGGACGCCATGGAGTCCTGCCGCGACACCGTGGCCAAGCAGCTGTATGCCGCGGGCGGCGACAACTCGCCCTACCTGACCGGCCTGCTTTCCTTGTGCAACGAGAACGCGGACCTGGCCTACGGCGAGCTTACCGAGAACGGCGTGGTGGCCAAGGACGGCAGCAAGCCCTGGGAGGGCAAGCTGCTGACCACGCCGGCCGTCATCAGCCTGGACACCATCCGCGAGATGCGCCGCACGGCCAAGGTCAAGGGCAAGAAGCCGGACATCGGCGTGACCACGGACCTTCTGTGGGACAAAATCGCCGGTATCTTGCAGGTCCAGCAAAGGTTCACCAGCGACAAGCCCACGGCCGAGGCCGGTTTCCAGAACCTGGTCATCGAGGGCATGACCCTCACGGTGGACGACTACATGCCGAGCGGCCACCTGTTCTGCCTGAACTCCAAGCACGTGGGCTTTGCCGTTCACCGCAAGGGCTACTTTGCGCGCACGCCCTGGAAGGACCTGACCAGCGGCGCCCAGGGCCGCTCCATGAAGATCCTGTGGGACGGCAACCTGATCAGCAACAACCGCAAGGCCCACATCGGCCGCAGCAACCTGAGCGCGGCCTAA
- a CDS encoding DUF1778 domain-containing protein gives MPQRLVEDNSRMSLRIPTEEKALLLRAVALKHTNLTDFVVSSALEAARSVIDQAERLRLSERDSLLALDLLENPPAPSAKLLAAAQALPKLP, from the coding sequence ATGCCGCAGCGCCTTGTCGAGGACAACAGCCGTATGTCGCTACGGATTCCCACCGAGGAAAAAGCCTTGCTGCTTCGGGCAGTGGCCCTGAAGCATACGAATCTGACGGACTTTGTCGTCAGCAGCGCCCTGGAGGCGGCTCGATCGGTGATCGACCAGGCTGAACGGCTCCGGCTTTCCGAGCGGGACAGCCTGCTAGCCCTCGACCTGCTGGAGAACCCCCCGGCCCCCAGTGCGAAATTGCTGGCAGCGGCGCAGGCCTTGCCGAAACTGCCGTGA